In Heteronotia binoei isolate CCM8104 ecotype False Entrance Well chromosome 4, APGP_CSIRO_Hbin_v1, whole genome shotgun sequence, a genomic segment contains:
- the C4H18orf32 gene encoding UPF0729 protein C18orf32 homolog, translating to MVCIPCIVIPVLLWVYKRFLEPYFYPIISPFVKRLWPKKAVLEAAKQDQKDSSGGGEEPLATRESSTEEVELSKTKSNGVANGYAGSQPAAVSDKKTD from the exons ATGGTTTGCATTCCCTGCATCGTCATCCCGGTCCTGCTGTGGGTCTACAAAAGGTTCCTGGAGCCCTACTTCTACCCCATCATCTCTCCTTTTGTGAAGCGCCTGTGGCCCAAGAAAGCCGTGTTGGAAGCTGCGAAGCAAGACCAGAAGGACAGCTCTGGGGGcggagaggagccactggccaCGCGCGAGTCTTCCACGGAGGAGGTTGAGCTTTCTAAA ACCAAAAGCAATGGGGTTGCAAACGGATACGCTGGAAGCCAGCCTGCCGCGGTGTCTGACAAAAAGACGGATTAA